One stretch of Streptomyces hygroscopicus DNA includes these proteins:
- a CDS encoding outer membrane adhesin-like protein, with translation MSTTVVTGSPSPSVTGEPVTFTATVSAAPPASGTPTGTVTFDFGDGTTPVVLPLTGGTATTGHACTVAAGCPYTVTANYNGDVNYATSSASIIQTVTPGQV, from the coding sequence GTGTCGACGACAGTGGTGACCGGCTCGCCGTCCCCCTCGGTGACCGGCGAGCCGGTGACCTTCACCGCGACCGTCTCGGCCGCCCCACCCGCCTCCGGCACCCCGACCGGCACGGTCACCTTCGACTTCGGCGACGGCACCACGCCCGTCGTCCTCCCCCTCACCGGCGGTACGGCCACCACCGGTCACGCCTGCACCGTCGCGGCCGGCTGCCCGTACACGGTCACCGCCAACTACAACGGCGACGTCAACTACGCGACCTCCTCGGCGAGCATCATCCAGACGGTGACACCGGGTCAGGTGTAG
- a CDS encoding betaine-aldehyde dehydrogenase, translated as MTDLFIGGQWTEAIDERTREIRCPADGSLVAVVDEGGGKDAAEAVAAARQAFDQGPWPRTPVGARGDLLLRVADLVQRDKAGLARAESLDTGKRLAESELDIDGVVACFRYYGQLVRTEADRVVDTGTEHTVSRVVYEPVGVCALITPWNYPLLQTSWKVAPALAAGNTFVLKPSELTPSTAIALMRLLAEAGLPDGVANLVLGPGAEAGAPLTDNPDVDMVSFTGGLRTGRRIMAAASGTVKRTSLELGGKNPNIVFADADFETAVDYALTAVFLHSGQVCSAGARLLVEDPVHDAFVEEVVRRARGIRLGGPFDERAQTGPLISAAHRAKVEAYVATGLAEGARLRCGGARPDDPALADGYYFLPTVLDRCHSGMSVLADESFGPVLTVERFTGEDEAVRLANDTVYGLAGAVWSGDEGRAQRVASLLRLGTVWINDYHPYLPQAEWGGFKQSGSGRELGPCGLAEYREAKHIWRNTRPRPQGWFA; from the coding sequence GTGACGGACCTCTTCATCGGTGGCCAGTGGACCGAAGCGATCGACGAACGCACCCGTGAGATCCGCTGCCCGGCCGACGGATCGCTGGTGGCGGTCGTCGACGAGGGCGGCGGCAAGGACGCGGCCGAGGCGGTGGCCGCCGCCCGGCAGGCGTTCGACCAGGGGCCCTGGCCCCGAACCCCGGTCGGGGCGCGCGGCGATCTGCTGCTGCGCGTCGCCGACCTGGTGCAGCGCGACAAGGCCGGGCTGGCCCGCGCCGAATCGCTGGACACCGGGAAGCGACTGGCCGAGAGCGAGCTGGACATCGACGGTGTGGTGGCGTGCTTCCGCTACTACGGGCAGCTCGTGCGCACCGAGGCGGACCGGGTCGTGGACACCGGCACCGAGCACACCGTCAGCCGGGTGGTCTATGAACCGGTCGGGGTCTGCGCGCTGATCACCCCGTGGAACTATCCGCTGCTGCAGACCTCGTGGAAGGTCGCGCCCGCGCTCGCCGCGGGCAACACCTTCGTACTGAAGCCCAGTGAGCTGACCCCGAGCACGGCGATCGCCCTGATGCGGCTGCTGGCGGAGGCCGGGCTGCCGGACGGGGTGGCCAATCTGGTGCTCGGCCCGGGCGCCGAGGCCGGGGCCCCGCTCACCGACAACCCCGATGTGGACATGGTGTCCTTCACCGGGGGCCTGCGGACCGGGCGCCGGATCATGGCCGCCGCCTCGGGCACGGTCAAGCGGACCTCGCTGGAGCTGGGCGGTAAGAACCCCAATATCGTCTTCGCCGACGCGGACTTCGAGACCGCCGTGGACTACGCGCTCACCGCGGTCTTCCTCCACTCCGGGCAGGTCTGCTCGGCCGGGGCCCGGCTGCTGGTGGAGGACCCCGTGCACGACGCCTTCGTCGAGGAGGTCGTGCGCCGCGCCCGCGGGATCCGGCTGGGCGGGCCGTTCGACGAGCGGGCCCAGACCGGCCCGCTGATCTCCGCCGCGCACCGGGCCAAGGTCGAGGCGTATGTGGCGACGGGGCTCGCGGAGGGCGCCCGGCTGCGCTGCGGCGGCGCCCGTCCGGACGATCCGGCCCTGGCCGACGGCTACTACTTTCTGCCGACCGTCCTCGACCGCTGCCACAGCGGGATGTCGGTACTGGCCGACGAGTCCTTCGGGCCGGTGCTCACGGTGGAACGTTTCACCGGCGAGGACGAGGCGGTCCGGCTGGCCAACGACACCGTGTACGGCCTCGCCGGGGCCGTATGGTCCGGCGACGAGGGGCGGGCGCAGCGGGTGGCCTCCCTGCTGCGGCTGGGCACCGTATGGATCAACGACTACCACCCCTATCTGCCGCAGGCGGAATGGGGCGGGTTCAAACAGTCGGGGAGCGGACGAGAGCTGGGGCCCTGCGGGCTCGCGGAGTACCGGGAGGCCAAGCACATCTGGCGCAATACGCGTCCGCGTCCGCAGGGCTGGTTCGCCTGA
- a CDS encoding 2Fe-2S ferredoxin — protein MTVAPESPAATTPSLLATLPGHWYTAPGIFRREQEHLFEAMWFCAVRGAELDRPGAFRTVHIGRESVLITRNRRGEVRAFLNICRHRGARLCTEESGTVRRSLQCPYHAWTYDLDGRLTAAPNLQKMPDIDRVERGLVPVRLREWLGYVWVCLAEDPPSFEETVIGAVADRLGDAASVERYGVAGLALGRRISYDVRANWKLIVENFMECYHCATIHPELTEVLPEFADGLAAQYFVGHGAEFAEEAQGFTVDGSEGFGRIAGIAEEQDRRYYAITVRPQVFLNLVPDHVIMHRMFPLAPDRTLVECDWLYAPEVVASERDLSKSVELFHRVNAQDFDACERTQPAMDSRAYRDGGVLVPSEHHIGAFHRWVTDHVPTPDAEECP, from the coding sequence ATGACTGTGGCTCCCGAGTCCCCCGCCGCCACGACCCCCAGTCTGCTCGCCACTCTCCCCGGCCACTGGTACACCGCTCCCGGGATCTTCCGGCGGGAGCAGGAGCACCTGTTCGAGGCCATGTGGTTCTGCGCGGTGCGCGGGGCCGAGCTGGACCGGCCGGGTGCGTTCCGCACCGTGCACATCGGCCGGGAGAGCGTGCTGATCACCCGCAACCGGCGGGGCGAGGTGCGGGCGTTCCTCAACATCTGCCGTCACCGCGGCGCCCGGCTGTGCACCGAGGAGTCCGGTACGGTGCGGCGCTCGCTGCAGTGCCCGTACCACGCCTGGACCTACGATCTGGACGGGCGGCTCACCGCCGCCCCCAACCTTCAGAAGATGCCCGATATCGACCGGGTCGAGCGCGGACTGGTGCCGGTGCGGCTTCGCGAATGGCTCGGCTATGTCTGGGTCTGCCTGGCCGAGGACCCACCATCGTTCGAGGAGACGGTCATCGGGGCGGTGGCCGACCGGCTCGGCGACGCGGCGTCCGTGGAGCGCTACGGCGTGGCGGGGCTGGCGCTGGGCCGCCGGATCTCCTATGACGTCCGGGCCAACTGGAAGCTGATCGTCGAGAACTTCATGGAGTGCTACCACTGCGCGACGATCCATCCCGAACTCACCGAAGTGCTACCGGAGTTCGCCGACGGCCTCGCGGCGCAGTACTTCGTGGGGCACGGCGCCGAGTTCGCCGAGGAGGCCCAGGGATTCACGGTGGACGGCAGTGAAGGGTTCGGCCGCATCGCAGGGATCGCCGAGGAACAGGACCGCCGCTACTACGCGATCACGGTACGGCCGCAGGTCTTCCTCAACCTGGTCCCCGACCACGTGATCATGCACCGGATGTTTCCGCTCGCCCCCGATCGCACACTGGTCGAATGCGACTGGCTCTACGCACCCGAGGTGGTGGCGTCCGAGCGGGATCTGTCGAAGTCGGTGGAGCTGTTCCACCGGGTCAACGCCCAGGACTTCGACGCCTGTGAGCGCACCCAGCCCGCCATGGACTCCCGCGCCTACCGCGACGGCGGGGTGCTCGTCCCCAGCGAACACCACATCGGCGCCTTTCACCGATGGGTGACCGACCATGTCCCGACCCCCGACGCGGAGGAATGCCCGTGA
- a CDS encoding sarcosine dehydrogenase, protein MTTEAYGPDKRVVIVGAGIVGCSLADELTARGWRDVTVLEQGPLLAPGGSTSHAPGLVFRTSPSKTLTDFATYTVEKFSSLEVDGLSCFNPVGGLEIATSEERWAELHRKAGLAASWGVRGELLGPAQCAELWPLLDAERILGGFHTPDDGLARALLASRAQLERATAHGARFLDRHTVTAIEREDGRVTAVVTDRGTFPADIVVSAAGFWGPLIGAMAGVPVPLQPLAHQYARTGPLPELAGLNDPRTEANRPILRFQDRDLYFREHTDRIGIGSYAHRPLPVDPARLPAYDEAPVMPSSLPFTAEDFAPSWEDSVELLPALGASGVEEGFNGVFSFTPDGMPVIGESREVRGFWLAEAVWVTHSAGVARAVAEWMTDGRPGMDVHECDLYRFEDAQASPAYIAERGARNFVEVYDVIHPLQPMEQPRPLRVSPFHVRQRELGGYFLEAAGWERPHWYEANAPLAESIDLPPRDAWSARYWSPIAAAEARVTRERVALYDMTPLKRLTVTGPGALDFLQRMTTNQLAKKPGAVTYTLLLDEAGGIRSDLTVARLSERHFQVGANGGLDLDWLLRHAPDDIHIADITPGTCCIGVWGPLARDLVQPLTRDDFSHEAFGYFKARQTYIGHVPVTAMRLSYVGELGWELYTTADMGLRLWDTLWEAGRPHGVIAAGRSAFNSLRLEKGYRAWGHDMTTEHDPYEAGVGFAVRMNKGDFIGRAALEGRGEETAARRLTCLTLDDPAAVVMGKEPVYADGVPAGYVTSASYGYTIGRTVAYAWLPASAAVPGTAVHIEYFGEKVPATVAAEPLFDPRMERIRR, encoded by the coding sequence GTGACTACCGAGGCATACGGCCCGGACAAGCGCGTGGTCATCGTCGGTGCCGGGATCGTCGGCTGCTCGCTCGCCGATGAGCTGACCGCCCGCGGCTGGCGGGACGTCACCGTCCTGGAGCAGGGCCCGCTGCTCGCCCCCGGCGGCTCGACCTCGCACGCCCCCGGTCTGGTCTTCCGGACCAGCCCCTCCAAGACCCTGACCGACTTCGCCACCTACACCGTCGAGAAGTTCTCCTCCCTCGAGGTCGACGGGCTGTCCTGCTTCAACCCGGTGGGCGGTCTGGAGATCGCCACCAGCGAGGAGCGCTGGGCCGAGCTGCACCGCAAGGCCGGGCTGGCGGCCTCCTGGGGCGTACGGGGCGAGCTGCTCGGCCCGGCCCAGTGCGCCGAGCTGTGGCCGCTGCTGGACGCGGAGCGGATCCTCGGCGGTTTCCACACCCCGGACGACGGGCTGGCCCGGGCACTGCTCGCCTCCCGCGCCCAGCTGGAACGGGCCACCGCGCACGGCGCCCGCTTCCTGGACCGGCACACCGTCACCGCCATCGAGCGGGAGGACGGCCGGGTCACCGCGGTCGTCACCGACCGGGGCACCTTCCCCGCCGACATCGTGGTCTCCGCCGCCGGGTTCTGGGGCCCGCTGATCGGCGCGATGGCGGGGGTCCCCGTCCCCCTGCAGCCGCTGGCCCACCAGTACGCCAGGACCGGGCCGCTGCCCGAGCTCGCTGGGCTCAACGACCCCCGTACGGAGGCGAACCGGCCGATCCTGCGCTTCCAGGACCGCGATCTCTACTTCCGCGAGCACACCGACCGCATCGGCATCGGCAGCTACGCCCACCGCCCGCTCCCCGTCGACCCGGCGCGGCTGCCCGCGTACGACGAGGCCCCGGTGATGCCGTCCTCGCTGCCGTTCACCGCCGAAGACTTCGCCCCAAGCTGGGAGGACAGCGTCGAATTGCTCCCCGCGCTCGGCGCGAGCGGGGTCGAGGAGGGCTTCAACGGCGTCTTCTCCTTCACCCCCGACGGTATGCCGGTCATCGGCGAGTCCCGCGAGGTGCGCGGCTTCTGGCTGGCCGAGGCGGTGTGGGTGACCCACTCCGCGGGCGTCGCCCGGGCCGTGGCCGAGTGGATGACGGACGGGCGGCCGGGCATGGACGTCCACGAATGCGATCTGTACCGCTTCGAGGACGCGCAAGCCTCCCCCGCCTACATCGCCGAGCGCGGGGCCCGGAACTTCGTCGAGGTCTATGACGTCATCCATCCGCTGCAGCCGATGGAGCAGCCCCGTCCGCTGCGGGTCAGCCCCTTCCATGTCCGGCAGCGGGAGCTGGGCGGGTACTTCCTGGAGGCCGCGGGCTGGGAGCGGCCGCACTGGTACGAGGCGAACGCCCCGCTCGCCGAGTCGATCGACCTGCCCCCGCGCGACGCCTGGTCGGCCCGCTACTGGTCGCCCATCGCCGCCGCCGAGGCCAGGGTCACCCGGGAGCGGGTCGCGCTGTACGACATGACCCCGCTCAAGCGGCTGACGGTCACCGGGCCCGGGGCGCTGGACTTCCTGCAGCGCATGACCACCAATCAGCTGGCGAAGAAGCCCGGTGCGGTCACCTACACCCTGCTGCTGGACGAGGCCGGGGGCATCCGCAGCGACCTCACCGTCGCCCGGCTGTCGGAGCGCCACTTCCAGGTCGGCGCCAACGGCGGACTGGACCTGGACTGGCTGCTGCGCCATGCGCCCGATGACATCCATATCGCCGACATCACCCCGGGCACCTGCTGCATCGGCGTCTGGGGCCCACTGGCCCGGGATCTGGTCCAGCCGCTGACCCGCGACGACTTCTCGCATGAGGCGTTCGGCTACTTCAAGGCCCGGCAGACGTATATCGGCCATGTACCGGTGACCGCGATGCGGCTGTCCTACGTCGGCGAGCTGGGCTGGGAGCTGTACACCACCGCCGACATGGGGCTGCGGCTGTGGGACACCCTGTGGGAGGCGGGCCGGCCCCACGGGGTGATCGCCGCCGGGCGCTCGGCCTTCAACAGCCTGCGGCTGGAGAAGGGCTATCGCGCCTGGGGCCATGACATGACCACCGAGCACGATCCCTACGAGGCCGGGGTCGGCTTCGCCGTCCGGATGAACAAGGGCGACTTCATCGGGCGTGCGGCGCTCGAGGGCCGCGGCGAGGAGACGGCGGCCCGCAGGCTGACCTGCCTCACCCTGGACGACCCGGCCGCGGTCGTGATGGGCAAGGAGCCGGTGTACGCCGATGGCGTCCCGGCCGGCTATGTGACCAGCGCGTCCTACGGCTACACCATCGGCCGGACCGTCGCCTACGCCTGGCTGCCCGCCTCGGCCGCCGTCCCCGGCACCGCCGTCCACATCGAGTACTTCGGCGAGAAGGTCCCCGCGACCGTCGCCGCCGAGCCCCTCTTCGACCCGCGCATGGAGCGTATCCGCCGCTGA
- a CDS encoding alcohol dehydrogenase gives MPQEARAVVAVKKGAPVEVLPVLVPEPGPGEVLVGVQACGVCHTDLHYRDGAIGDEFPYLLGHEAAGMVEAVGPGVTGLAPGDYVVLAWRAPCGGCRSCRRGRPWYCFDSRNAVQPMTLTDGTPLNPALGIGAFAEKTLVAAGQAVKIDPSARPEAAGLIGCGVMAGYGAAVHTGGVSNGDTVAVIGCGGVGNAAIAGASLSGARRVIAVDIDDAKLDAATRFGATDTVNSRGTDPVEAVRELTGGFGANVVIDAVGRPETYSQGFYMRDLAGVLVQVGVPDPEMRIDLPLIDLFSRGGALKSSWYGDCLPSRDFPVLVDLHLSRKLDLDAFVSETITLDEVETAFARMQRGEVLRSVVVL, from the coding sequence ATGCCGCAAGAAGCCCGCGCCGTCGTCGCGGTCAAAAAGGGCGCCCCCGTGGAGGTGCTGCCCGTTCTCGTGCCCGAACCCGGCCCCGGTGAGGTGCTGGTGGGAGTCCAGGCGTGCGGCGTGTGCCACACCGACCTGCACTACCGGGACGGCGCGATCGGAGACGAATTTCCGTATCTGCTCGGGCACGAGGCGGCCGGAATGGTCGAGGCCGTGGGCCCCGGCGTCACCGGACTCGCACCCGGTGACTATGTGGTCCTGGCCTGGCGGGCGCCGTGCGGCGGCTGCCGCTCCTGCCGCCGGGGCCGCCCGTGGTACTGCTTCGACAGCCGCAATGCCGTCCAGCCGATGACCCTGACCGACGGCACCCCGCTCAACCCGGCGCTGGGCATCGGCGCGTTCGCCGAGAAGACGCTGGTCGCGGCGGGGCAGGCGGTGAAGATCGACCCCTCGGCGCGCCCCGAGGCGGCGGGCCTGATCGGCTGTGGGGTGATGGCCGGCTACGGCGCGGCCGTGCACACCGGCGGGGTGTCCAACGGCGATACGGTCGCGGTCATCGGCTGCGGCGGCGTCGGCAACGCGGCGATCGCCGGGGCCTCGCTGTCCGGGGCGCGCAGGGTGATCGCCGTGGACATCGACGACGCCAAGCTGGACGCGGCGACCCGCTTCGGCGCCACCGACACCGTCAACTCCCGTGGTACGGATCCGGTCGAGGCGGTGCGCGAGCTGACCGGGGGCTTCGGCGCGAATGTGGTGATCGACGCGGTGGGCCGCCCCGAGACCTACTCCCAGGGCTTCTACATGCGCGACCTGGCCGGGGTCCTGGTGCAGGTCGGGGTGCCGGATCCGGAGATGCGCATCGATCTGCCGCTGATCGATCTGTTCTCGCGGGGCGGTGCGCTCAAGTCGTCCTGGTACGGCGACTGCCTGCCCAGCCGCGACTTCCCGGTCCTGGTCGACCTCCACCTCAGCCGCAAGCTGGATCTGGACGCGTTCGTCAGCGAGACGATCACGCTGGACGAGGTCGAGACCGCGTTCGCCAGGATGCAGCGCGGCGAGGTGCTGCGGTCGGTGGTGGTCCTGTGA
- a CDS encoding IclR family transcriptional regulator, translating into MTNTTEERAEEKRGASGAVQSVDRAVSVLEILARLGEAGVTEIADELGVHKSTAFRLLGVLENRGLVGQERDRGKYYLGAGVLRLAGAAAIRLDISQEGAPVCRALADETGETANIAVLDGDAAVNIMQARGAAAVTAFNWLGRRTALHATASGKVLLAHLSGERRERLVTRKLPRFTEHTITTSAELRQQLETAAERGYAYSCEELEIGLNAVAAPVRAHDGALIGAIGVSGPAYRMAQSRLPDLAEYAVKTAEELSRRMGFPG; encoded by the coding sequence ATGACGAACACGACCGAGGAACGGGCCGAGGAAAAGCGGGGGGCCTCCGGGGCAGTGCAGTCGGTGGACAGGGCGGTCAGCGTCCTGGAGATCCTTGCCAGGCTCGGCGAAGCCGGAGTGACCGAGATCGCCGACGAGCTGGGGGTCCACAAGTCGACCGCCTTCCGGCTGCTCGGCGTTCTGGAGAACCGCGGACTCGTCGGGCAGGAACGCGACCGGGGGAAGTACTACCTGGGCGCCGGGGTGCTCAGACTCGCCGGCGCCGCCGCCATCCGCCTGGACATCTCGCAGGAGGGCGCCCCGGTGTGCCGGGCGCTGGCCGACGAGACCGGCGAGACGGCCAATATCGCCGTCCTGGACGGGGACGCGGCGGTCAACATCATGCAGGCGCGCGGCGCCGCGGCGGTGACCGCCTTCAACTGGCTGGGGCGGCGCACCGCGCTGCACGCGACCGCGAGCGGCAAGGTGCTGCTCGCACATCTGTCGGGCGAACGCCGGGAGCGGCTGGTGACGCGGAAGCTGCCGCGGTTCACCGAGCACACCATCACCACCTCCGCCGAGCTGCGGCAGCAGCTGGAGACGGCGGCCGAGCGCGGCTACGCCTACTCCTGCGAGGAGTTGGAGATCGGGCTGAACGCGGTGGCGGCACCGGTGCGCGCCCACGACGGCGCGCTCATCGGGGCGATCGGCGTCTCGGGCCCGGCGTACCGGATGGCGCAGAGCCGGCTGCCCGATCTGGCCGAGTACGCCGTGAAGACCGCCGAGGAGCTGTCCCGGCGGATGGGCTTCCCCGGCTGA
- a CDS encoding 3-phenylpropionate dioxygenase — protein MIPVCRIENLPEGESMRVEAGDATATIAVFHTDGAFYAIDDTCSHQDASLSEGWLEGCYVECPLHAALFDLRSGEPTCLPARKPVRTHAVTVVDGMLYVHPAVRTVPGEPVHAAPEEAVA, from the coding sequence ATGATTCCCGTCTGCCGTATCGAGAACTTGCCGGAGGGCGAGTCGATGCGTGTCGAGGCCGGCGACGCCACCGCGACGATCGCGGTGTTCCACACCGACGGAGCGTTCTACGCCATCGATGACACCTGCAGCCACCAGGACGCCTCCCTCTCCGAAGGGTGGCTGGAAGGCTGCTACGTCGAATGCCCGCTGCATGCCGCGCTGTTCGATCTGCGGTCCGGCGAGCCGACCTGCCTGCCCGCCCGCAAGCCCGTACGGACCCACGCTGTCACGGTCGTGGACGGAATGCTGTATGTCCACCCCGCGGTGCGCACCGTTCCCGGCGAGCCCGTGCACGCGGCACCGGAAGAAGCCGTGGCATGA
- a CDS encoding pyridine nucleotide-disulfide oxidoreductase, with the protein MTTLTTVTVVGASLAGLHAARGLRSLGYDGRLVVVGEERHRPYDRPPLSKEFLTGDCDPGEGPGRLALTDPEEEAELDAEWLLGVPAEALDTAAGEIRLAGGRALRTDGVVIATGATPRTLPLPRLDGVHTLRTLDDATRLRAALRADAARVVVIGAGFIGAEVASSCAALGLDVTVVEAAPLPLVPQLGEEMARVCAGLHARGGATLLCGTGVEGWRGSGRVTGVELTDGRVLPADVVVVGVGVRPVTGWLEGSGLALDDGVRCDAGCVTALPNVVAVGDVARLAQPGTARTVRAEHWTSGMLQGAVAARNLLAGSTVEPFEALPYFWSDQYGARIQYAGRRAPGDTVRILEGDPADGGGFLAVYERGGISTAALGVDRPRPFMRLRRELARAPQPAGR; encoded by the coding sequence ATGACCACGCTCACCACGGTCACGGTGGTCGGGGCCTCGCTCGCGGGACTGCACGCGGCGCGGGGCCTGCGCTCCCTGGGATACGACGGGCGGCTGGTCGTCGTCGGGGAGGAGCGCCACCGCCCCTACGACCGCCCGCCGCTGTCCAAGGAGTTCCTGACCGGGGACTGCGATCCGGGCGAGGGGCCGGGCCGCCTCGCCCTGACCGACCCCGAGGAGGAGGCCGAACTCGACGCCGAATGGCTGCTCGGCGTCCCGGCCGAGGCACTGGACACCGCCGCCGGGGAGATCCGCCTCGCCGGCGGCCGCGCCCTGCGCACCGACGGCGTCGTCATCGCCACCGGGGCCACGCCCAGAACCCTGCCCCTTCCGCGGCTGGACGGGGTGCACACCCTGCGCACCCTCGACGACGCGACCCGGCTCCGCGCCGCGCTGCGCGCGGATGCCGCACGGGTGGTGGTGATCGGCGCGGGCTTCATCGGCGCCGAAGTGGCCTCCTCCTGTGCCGCCCTCGGGCTCGATGTCACCGTCGTGGAGGCCGCGCCGCTGCCGCTGGTGCCCCAACTGGGCGAGGAGATGGCCCGGGTGTGCGCCGGGCTGCACGCGCGGGGCGGGGCCACCCTGCTGTGCGGCACCGGCGTCGAGGGCTGGCGCGGCAGCGGCCGGGTCACCGGCGTGGAGCTCACCGACGGGCGGGTGCTGCCCGCCGATGTGGTGGTCGTCGGCGTCGGGGTGCGCCCCGTCACCGGGTGGCTGGAAGGCTCCGGTCTGGCCCTGGACGACGGGGTGCGGTGCGACGCGGGCTGTGTCACCGCGCTGCCCAATGTCGTGGCCGTCGGGGACGTGGCCCGGCTGGCCCAGCCGGGCACCGCGCGCACCGTCCGGGCCGAGCACTGGACCAGCGGAATGCTGCAGGGCGCCGTCGCCGCCCGCAATCTGCTCGCCGGGTCCACCGTCGAACCCTTCGAGGCGCTGCCCTACTTCTGGTCCGACCAGTACGGCGCCCGTATCCAGTACGCCGGGCGGCGCGCACCCGGTGACACCGTCCGGATCCTCGAGGGCGACCCGGCCGACGGCGGCGGCTTCCTCGCCGTCTACGAACGTGGCGGGATCTCCACCGCCGCCCTCGGCGTCGACCGGCCCAGGCCCTTTATGCGGCTGCGCCGCGAGCTGGCCCGTGCTCCGCAGCCGGCCGGGAGGTGA
- a CDS encoding membrane protein, with translation MDAMDKDRDIPALGARPLWTEEPARRRRLPDPVRAAAVRAVIIIAVTLVQTMVALLCTLAGSWSAFPTVLATVASTVVATWGVLDVWVTRQVWRQRYGVVSRPSSTAREMRRQRRRAGEAEPVTSRPAAEHGPARGAAA, from the coding sequence ATGGACGCGATGGACAAGGATCGCGACATCCCGGCACTCGGGGCCCGGCCGTTGTGGACCGAGGAGCCGGCGCGCAGGCGGCGGCTGCCCGATCCGGTCCGCGCCGCGGCGGTGCGGGCGGTCATCATCATCGCCGTGACGCTGGTTCAGACGATGGTCGCGCTCCTGTGCACCCTTGCGGGCTCATGGTCCGCCTTCCCCACCGTGCTCGCCACGGTGGCGAGCACGGTGGTGGCGACCTGGGGCGTGCTGGACGTATGGGTGACCCGGCAGGTCTGGCGCCAGCGGTACGGAGTGGTGTCCCGGCCCAGCAGCACGGCCCGGGAGATGCGCCGGCAGCGCCGCCGGGCCGGTGAGGCGGAGCCGGTCACCTCCCGGCCGGCTGCGGAGCACGGGCCAGCTCGCGGCGCAGCCGCATAA